A single Chryseobacterium sp. DNA region contains:
- the lnt gene encoding apolipoprotein N-acyltransferase yields the protein MKYVLLTLISAMLLSVSWPTYGVPFFIFFALVPLLMMEHGISKFSNYKRKSWMVFSLSYLCFVIWNIVTTGWLYGSKNPDGSHSLMAVLFPVIINSLLYSLVFQCYHWYKNAQGTYWGLGFLIAIWMSFEKFHLGWELTWPWLNLGNVFSEYPKLIQWYDTLGATGGSFWILLINVLLFYTLRTWEAGRKRKDLIRNSSIVGALIVLPMIISLIKYNNFNEKPSGQVNVLMLQPDLDPYAEKYSKDSLTIENDLLALAEKNSKGRIDYYIAPETALPGRGSISETAFDKSVLLNNIKEFLVKHPGSVFATGISSHRFFFDPATLPQEAYQLNSGVWVANYNTAIQLAPNQKTQVYHKGKLVPGVEIFPYMNVLKPILGDAMLNLGGTVASLGTDKERTAFSNPYNTGKIAPIICYESIYGEFVTDYVKKGANFLGIMTNDSWWGVTEGHQQLLSYARLRAIETRREIARAANSGISAHINAKGEVEADTFYGDQTALFAKVNLYETMTFYTRAGDLLSRFSIFALGFLLFYFLIQKFKERTQKV from the coding sequence ATGAAATACGTTTTACTCACCCTTATTTCAGCAATGCTGCTGTCGGTTTCATGGCCTACGTACGGGGTTCCGTTTTTTATATTTTTTGCACTTGTTCCTCTTCTGATGATGGAACATGGAATTTCGAAATTTTCGAACTATAAAAGAAAAAGCTGGATGGTCTTCAGCTTGTCCTACCTGTGTTTTGTTATCTGGAATATTGTAACAACAGGATGGTTATACGGCTCAAAGAACCCGGATGGAAGCCACTCCCTGATGGCCGTTTTATTTCCGGTTATTATTAATTCTCTCTTATATTCTTTGGTTTTTCAATGTTATCATTGGTATAAAAATGCACAGGGAACCTATTGGGGATTAGGGTTTTTGATTGCCATCTGGATGAGTTTTGAAAAATTCCATTTGGGATGGGAACTTACATGGCCATGGCTGAACTTGGGAAATGTATTTTCCGAATATCCTAAGCTTATTCAGTGGTATGATACACTGGGGGCTACCGGCGGAAGCTTCTGGATCTTACTGATCAACGTTTTACTATTTTATACTTTAAGAACCTGGGAAGCTGGAAGAAAAAGAAAAGACCTGATCAGAAATTCTTCTATCGTGGGAGCTTTAATCGTTCTGCCGATGATTATTTCATTAATCAAGTACAATAATTTTAATGAAAAGCCTTCCGGACAGGTCAATGTCCTGATGCTGCAGCCAGATCTTGATCCGTATGCTGAAAAATACTCCAAAGACAGCCTGACTATTGAAAACGATCTGCTGGCACTTGCCGAAAAGAATTCAAAAGGACGAATTGATTATTATATAGCACCGGAAACTGCCCTTCCGGGGAGAGGTTCAATTTCAGAAACAGCTTTTGACAAGAGCGTACTGCTCAACAATATCAAAGAATTTCTGGTAAAACACCCCGGGTCTGTTTTTGCTACAGGAATTTCATCCCACCGTTTCTTTTTTGATCCGGCAACATTACCCCAGGAGGCCTACCAGCTTAACTCCGGAGTTTGGGTTGCAAACTATAATACCGCCATCCAACTGGCTCCCAATCAGAAAACCCAGGTTTACCATAAAGGAAAACTCGTTCCCGGTGTTGAAATCTTTCCCTATATGAATGTCCTTAAACCCATATTAGGGGACGCTATGCTGAATCTGGGAGGTACGGTAGCTTCACTGGGGACAGACAAGGAAAGGACCGCATTTTCCAATCCGTACAATACAGGTAAAATAGCTCCCATTATATGCTACGAAAGTATTTATGGTGAGTTTGTTACTGATTATGTAAAGAAAGGAGCTAATTTCTTGGGGATTATGACTAACGATTCCTGGTGGGGCGTTACCGAAGGACATCAACAGCTTTTATCGTATGCCAGATTGAGAGCCATTGAAACCAGAAGAGAAATTGCCCGTGCAGCGAACAGCGGTATTTCAGCACATATTAATGCCAAAGGAGAGGTTGAAGCCGATACATTCTATGGCGATCAGACTGCCTTATTTGCAAAAGTAAACTTGTATGAAACGATGACATTTTATACAAGAGCCGGTGATCTTCTTTCAAGATTTTCAATATTCGCTTTAGGCTTCCTATTATTTTACTTCCTAATTCAAAAGTTTAAGGAAAGAACACAGAAAGTATAA
- a CDS encoding T9SS type A sorting domain-containing protein, with translation MKRIYILWSMIPMGLAAQNFTEIQTGMNNFYYSAADIADMDQNGTPDIVLNGALDSDGDGNVDTTYNEVYKNNGGSLSLYADLGTDVTHLGDIRFIDYNNDGLQDIISTGLSYMDIVNYKQYRFKNTGTGFVKEDELQGKIYGSMEVFDFNHDGKPDYALNGTQYFHGAGFRNTLDFYRNTGAGFDMTENWVDGTQNGSFKLVDLNNDQLLDLVIIGSDIAGSAVGKVYMNIAGTLMHTQDLMPLTSGKLEFADFNADGFQDIVVAGKDENDDGYFAVLMNNGTGVLTAHQMNVPDISDASISVGDLNNDGYYDFIIAGNENYDGMVKTYLYNVNGQDFTEGTLAGVQSLGGPGLVHVFDFDNDHHPDILLSGFDWSDPNMPSLTKIFKNTATEENLKPTPPANLTLTKNGNRFNFTWSGATDDKTPVNALRYEISVGSTPGAADIAKYMVTTPSWFLELDPSVQHVYWSVRSMDAAKVYSNPSSESSTLATRDIPVKNELAIYPNPASDKVYIKGEKVSEAELYSMDGRKLNVILNGDQSIDVSHLPKGIYLLKLKIKNEVTTKKLSIK, from the coding sequence ATGAAGCGAATTTATATTCTATGGTCTATGATTCCCATGGGGCTGGCTGCGCAAAACTTCACTGAAATACAGACCGGTATGAATAATTTTTACTATTCAGCCGCTGATATTGCAGATATGGATCAAAACGGAACCCCGGATATTGTACTCAATGGAGCTTTAGATTCTGACGGAGATGGAAATGTGGACACCACCTATAATGAAGTGTATAAAAATAACGGAGGCAGCCTGTCTTTATATGCTGATCTGGGAACGGATGTGACCCATTTAGGGGATATCAGGTTTATCGATTATAATAATGACGGACTGCAGGACATTATTTCAACCGGATTGAGTTATATGGATATTGTCAACTATAAGCAGTACAGGTTCAAAAATACAGGAACGGGTTTTGTGAAAGAAGATGAGCTGCAGGGAAAAATCTATGGCTCCATGGAGGTCTTCGATTTTAACCATGACGGAAAGCCGGATTATGCCCTGAACGGAACACAGTATTTTCATGGCGCAGGCTTTAGAAACACGCTGGATTTTTACCGCAATACAGGAGCCGGTTTTGATATGACTGAAAACTGGGTGGATGGAACCCAGAACGGAAGTTTTAAATTGGTTGACCTGAATAATGACCAGTTGCTGGATCTTGTTATCATAGGCTCCGATATCGCCGGTTCTGCCGTGGGAAAGGTATATATGAATATCGCCGGAACCCTGATGCATACCCAGGATCTGATGCCTCTGACCAGTGGAAAACTGGAATTTGCTGATTTTAATGCAGATGGTTTCCAGGATATTGTTGTTGCAGGAAAGGATGAAAATGATGACGGATATTTTGCTGTTTTAATGAATAACGGAACAGGCGTACTGACTGCTCATCAGATGAATGTACCGGATATTTCTGATGCTTCTATCAGCGTAGGAGACCTCAATAATGACGGCTACTATGATTTCATCATTGCAGGAAATGAGAATTATGACGGAATGGTAAAAACATATCTGTACAATGTGAACGGGCAGGATTTTACCGAAGGGACGCTCGCCGGCGTACAAAGTTTGGGAGGTCCGGGACTTGTCCATGTATTTGACTTTGACAATGATCATCATCCTGATATCCTTTTAAGCGGATTCGATTGGTCTGATCCAAACATGCCATCGCTGACGAAAATATTTAAAAATACTGCTACAGAAGAAAACTTAAAACCGACACCTCCCGCCAATCTTACCCTGACAAAAAACGGAAACCGTTTCAATTTTACATGGAGCGGAGCCACAGATGACAAAACACCTGTGAATGCATTACGTTATGAAATCAGTGTAGGCTCTACACCGGGCGCAGCGGATATTGCGAAATACATGGTCACAACGCCTTCATGGTTCCTGGAGCTTGATCCGTCTGTTCAGCATGTGTACTGGAGTGTAAGGTCAATGGATGCTGCAAAGGTTTACTCCAATCCTTCCTCTGAAAGCAGTACATTGGCAACAAGAGATATTCCGGTTAAAAATGAACTGGCAATTTATCCCAATCCTGCTTCCGACAAAGTCTATATTAAAGGAGAAAAAGTTTCAGAGGCTGAGTTGTATTCAATGGACGGCAGAAAGCTGAATGTTATTTTAAATGGTGACCAGTCTATTGACGTTTCCCATTTACCCAAAGGGATCTATTTATTAAAACTGAAGATAAAAAACGAAGTAACCACGAAGAAGCTTAGCATTAAGTAA
- the rpmB gene encoding 50S ribosomal protein L28 — translation MSRICQITGKRAMVGNNVSHANNKTKRRFEINLLEKKFYLPEQDKHVTLKVSAHGLRVINKIGIEEALERAVRNGLIKK, via the coding sequence ATGTCAAGAATTTGCCAAATAACAGGAAAGCGTGCAATGGTTGGTAACAACGTTTCTCACGCTAATAACAAAACGAAGCGTCGTTTTGAAATTAACTTATTAGAGAAGAAGTTTTACCTTCCAGAGCAAGATAAGCACGTAACACTGAAAGTATCAGCTCATGGATTGAGAGTGATTAACAAGATTGGAATCGAAGAAGCTCTAGAAAGAGCTGTAAGAAACGGATTGATTAAAAAGTAA
- the rpmG gene encoding 50S ribosomal protein L33 has translation MAKKGNRVQVILECTEHKESGMAGMSRYISTKNKKNTTERLELKKYNPVLKKYTVHKEIK, from the coding sequence ATGGCAAAAAAAGGAAATAGAGTTCAAGTAATCCTTGAATGTACAGAGCACAAAGAAAGCGGTATGGCAGGAATGTCTAGATACATTTCTACTAAAAATAAAAAGAACACTACAGAGAGATTAGAGCTTAAAAAGTATAATCCTGTTCTTAAGAAATATACTGTTCACAAAGAAATCAAGTAA
- a CDS encoding DUF4295 domain-containing protein has protein sequence MAKKVVATLQSGQSKKMTKVVKMIKSSKSGAYVFEEKVMNADEVDGYLKK, from the coding sequence ATGGCAAAGAAAGTAGTAGCAACCCTACAAAGCGGTCAATCTAAAAAAATGACTAAAGTGGTGAAAATGATTAAGTCTTCTAAATCAGGAGCTTACGTTTTCGAAGAAAAAGTAATGAATGCAGACGAAGTTGACGGTTATTTGAAAAAATAA
- a CDS encoding RidA family protein yields MKKVLVLVCTATFLFSFSQKAMNTVEYKSSLEVFSIPGLSQSVSIDCGNSKMILLSGQVPLNPEGNLVGHNVEEQTQQVFKNMEHILKEYGGTAKDIIKLGIFITDIAKTPDFRKVRDTYINLQNPPVSSLVEVSRLFRKDVLIEVEATAVIKNK; encoded by the coding sequence ATGAAAAAGGTTCTTGTTCTGGTTTGTACAGCAACTTTTCTATTTTCATTCTCTCAGAAAGCAATGAACACTGTTGAGTATAAAAGTTCACTGGAAGTTTTCAGCATACCAGGGCTATCACAATCAGTAAGTATTGATTGCGGAAACTCTAAAATGATCTTATTGTCAGGTCAGGTTCCTTTAAATCCGGAAGGCAATCTGGTAGGACACAATGTGGAAGAGCAGACGCAGCAGGTTTTCAAAAACATGGAGCATATTCTGAAGGAATATGGAGGCACAGCGAAAGATATTATAAAATTAGGCATCTTTATCACAGATATAGCTAAAACACCTGATTTCAGAAAAGTCAGAGATACCTATATCAATCTTCAGAACCCTCCTGTGAGCAGCCTTGTAGAGGTGAGCCGTCTTTTCAGGAAAGACGTGCTTATAGAAGTGGAAGCCACAGCAGTTATTAAAAATAAATAA
- the ftsY gene encoding signal recognition particle-docking protein FtsY, with protein sequence MSWFKNIFKKEEKETLDKGLEKSSQGFFEKMTKAVVGKSKVDDEVLDDLEEILIASDVGASTTIKIIERIEERVARDKYVGVSELDKILREEISGLLLENPHSGTGNIDTSKKPYVIMVVGVNGVGKTTTIGKLAHQFKSEGKKVVLGAADTFRAAAVDQLTIWSERVDVPIVKQGMGSDPASVAFDTVQSAVAQNADVVIIDTAGRLHNKINLMNELSKIKRVMQKVIPDAPHEILLVLDGSTGQNAFEQAKQFTAATEVNALAVTKLDGTAKGGVVIGISDQFQIPVKYIGVGEKMQDLQLFNGTEFVDSFFKKR encoded by the coding sequence ATGAGTTGGTTTAAAAATATTTTCAAAAAGGAAGAAAAAGAAACCTTAGACAAAGGGTTGGAAAAATCCAGTCAGGGATTCTTTGAAAAAATGACGAAAGCCGTAGTCGGTAAAAGTAAAGTAGATGATGAGGTACTGGATGATCTGGAAGAAATACTTATCGCATCCGATGTAGGCGCTTCTACCACTATCAAGATCATAGAAAGAATTGAAGAACGTGTAGCCAGAGACAAATATGTTGGCGTAAGTGAATTAGATAAAATTCTGCGTGAAGAAATTTCAGGATTACTTCTTGAAAATCCCCATTCGGGAACCGGAAACATTGATACCTCCAAAAAACCATATGTCATCATGGTAGTAGGTGTGAATGGCGTAGGCAAAACAACCACCATAGGAAAACTGGCTCACCAGTTCAAATCCGAAGGTAAAAAAGTAGTTCTGGGAGCAGCTGATACCTTCAGGGCAGCGGCTGTAGACCAGCTTACCATCTGGAGTGAAAGGGTGGATGTTCCTATCGTAAAACAGGGAATGGGCTCTGATCCTGCCTCCGTAGCTTTTGATACGGTACAAAGTGCGGTAGCTCAAAATGCTGATGTAGTCATTATTGATACGGCCGGAAGACTTCATAACAAGATAAACTTAATGAATGAGCTTTCGAAGATCAAAAGAGTAATGCAAAAGGTAATTCCTGATGCCCCTCATGAGATCTTATTGGTGCTGGACGGTTCTACAGGGCAGAATGCTTTTGAACAGGCAAAACAGTTTACAGCCGCTACAGAAGTGAATGCATTGGCTGTCACCAAATTAGACGGAACGGCTAAAGGAGGAGTGGTTATCGGCATCTCTGATCAATTCCAAATTCCTGTAAAATACATAGGTGTAGGAGAAAAAATGCAGGATTTACAACTTTTTAATGGTACGGAATTTGTAGACTCATTCTTCAAGAAAAGATGA
- a CDS encoding GlsB/YeaQ/YmgE family stress response membrane protein has product MGIITWILFGLIAGAIAKMIMPGNQGGGWLITIILGILGAFVGGAIGVYILHWGDVTSFWNPRSWILSIGGALIILWIYGMATRKS; this is encoded by the coding sequence ATGGGAATAATAACATGGATTTTATTCGGTCTTATTGCAGGTGCAATCGCTAAAATGATCATGCCCGGTAACCAGGGAGGCGGATGGTTAATCACGATCATCCTGGGAATTCTGGGAGCATTTGTAGGAGGAGCTATAGGAGTTTACATTCTACACTGGGGAGACGTCACCTCATTCTGGAACCCAAGAAGCTGGATCCTTTCTATTGGGGGTGCTCTGATCATCCTCTGGATTTACGGAATGGCAACGAGGAAAAGCTAA
- the sppA gene encoding signal peptide peptidase SppA has protein sequence MRSFFKNVLANIVAIVILCAVFFIFFIMMLVFSSMGNDKSVTVKKNSVLTINLKTHIIDSPTEEETGLFGISNQNKGVLLYDALEAIRKAKTDDNIKGISIEADDLNAGLTQIDDIRNAIEDFKKSGKFVYAYGNGVSQSSYYLGSVADQYYLNPAGGIELKGLATEVTFFKDFADKYGIGIEVIRHGKFKSAVEPFLRNDISPENKEQLSTLLNDLWKNTSGKIAVSRKIDTAQFKMVVDSLYGMIPELGLKYKLADKLIQKTEYENLIKSKLSLKEKDKLNKISLAGYISSYAGEDTSGEKVAVLYASGSINNGDGYNDIYSEKYVKYIKKLQDDDKVKAVVFRINSPGGSANASDEILFELQQLKKKKPLIVSFGDYAASGGYYVAMAADKIYSEPNTLTGSIGVFGVIPYFKDIANKNGVRSDIVATNANSMYYSGLNGVTPYGVNMMTRGVEGTYKRFVHFVTQNRKQTFEQIDSVGGGRVWSGVRAKQIGLVDELGTLNDAVKFAAQKAGLKSYHVDPFPKRMSPFEQIFKDLNEEDVSARIIKSKIGKANYEILEQITDKKLQSDIKMAMPYQVKID, from the coding sequence ATGAGAAGTTTCTTTAAAAATGTTTTGGCAAATATAGTGGCAATTGTTATACTTTGCGCTGTATTTTTCATCTTTTTCATCATGATGCTTGTGTTCAGTTCTATGGGGAATGATAAGTCTGTGACGGTGAAAAAGAATTCTGTTCTTACGATTAATTTAAAAACGCATATCATAGATAGCCCTACTGAGGAAGAAACAGGATTATTCGGAATCAGTAATCAGAATAAAGGGGTTCTTCTGTATGATGCGTTGGAAGCTATCAGAAAAGCTAAAACAGATGATAATATTAAAGGGATCAGTATTGAAGCTGATGATTTAAATGCCGGGTTGACTCAGATTGACGATATCAGAAATGCCATTGAAGACTTTAAGAAAAGCGGGAAATTTGTATATGCTTACGGAAACGGAGTTTCACAGTCTTCCTATTACCTGGGATCGGTAGCGGATCAGTATTATCTGAATCCTGCAGGAGGTATCGAACTGAAAGGGCTTGCTACCGAGGTAACGTTCTTTAAAGACTTTGCTGATAAATATGGTATCGGTATCGAGGTAATCCGTCACGGGAAATTTAAATCGGCAGTAGAGCCTTTTTTACGCAACGATATTTCTCCTGAGAACAAAGAGCAGCTGAGTACTCTTTTGAATGACCTTTGGAAAAATACATCCGGTAAAATTGCTGTTTCAAGAAAAATTGATACGGCACAGTTTAAAATGGTTGTCGACAGTTTATACGGAATGATTCCTGAATTGGGATTGAAATATAAACTTGCGGATAAACTGATTCAAAAAACAGAATATGAAAACCTGATCAAATCGAAGTTAAGTCTGAAAGAAAAAGATAAGCTGAATAAAATCTCATTGGCGGGCTATATCAGCTCTTATGCCGGTGAAGATACTTCAGGAGAGAAAGTAGCGGTACTGTATGCTTCGGGATCTATTAACAACGGAGACGGATATAATGATATCTATTCTGAAAAATATGTGAAATACATTAAAAAACTTCAGGATGATGATAAAGTAAAAGCAGTGGTTTTTAGAATCAACTCTCCGGGAGGAAGTGCTAATGCTTCTGATGAAATTTTATTTGAACTTCAGCAGCTGAAGAAGAAAAAACCTTTGATCGTTTCTTTTGGAGATTATGCCGCTTCGGGGGGATATTATGTAGCTATGGCTGCTGATAAAATTTACTCGGAACCTAACACACTTACCGGTTCTATCGGAGTTTTCGGGGTGATTCCTTATTTTAAAGATATTGCGAATAAAAACGGAGTGCGTTCAGATATTGTAGCAACCAATGCCAACTCTATGTATTATTCAGGATTGAATGGAGTGACCCCTTACGGAGTCAATATGATGACAAGGGGAGTGGAAGGTACTTATAAAAGATTTGTACATTTTGTAACACAAAACAGGAAACAGACTTTTGAACAGATCGATAGTGTAGGCGGAGGTAGAGTATGGAGTGGAGTACGCGCCAAGCAGATTGGTTTGGTAGATGAATTGGGAACGCTGAATGATGCCGTAAAATTTGCCGCTCAGAAAGCAGGATTAAAATCTTATCATGTGGATCCTTTTCCAAAAAGAATGTCTCCTTTTGAACAGATATTTAAAGATCTGAATGAGGAAGATGTTTCTGCCAGAATTATCAAAAGCAAGATAGGGAAGGCCAACTATGAGATCCTGGAGCAGATCACAGATAAGAAGCTTCAGTCTGACATTAAGATGGCAATGCCTTACCAGGTGAAAATCGACTAA
- the folK gene encoding 2-amino-4-hydroxy-6-hydroxymethyldihydropteridine diphosphokinase, with protein sequence MSQQKVVLLLGSNLGDQKKNVALALQKIKEGGNNISQISEFLMSDPVEFVSSNIFCNIAAVIFTHLSPIQLLDFIKNIEVEMGRINDSKVSGGYSDRIIDIDIIKYNELIFKSERLEIPHKKHLFEREFSRILLKDFI encoded by the coding sequence ATGTCGCAGCAAAAGGTAGTTTTGTTACTAGGAAGTAACCTTGGAGATCAAAAAAAAAATGTAGCGCTTGCATTACAGAAGATTAAAGAAGGAGGAAACAACATTTCACAAATAAGCGAATTTTTAATGTCTGATCCTGTGGAATTTGTCAGTTCCAATATTTTTTGTAATATTGCAGCAGTAATATTCACGCATCTTTCTCCAATTCAACTGCTTGATTTTATTAAAAATATCGAAGTTGAAATGGGAAGAATTAATGATTCAAAAGTATCTGGAGGCTATAGCGACAGAATAATAGATATTGATATCATTAAGTATAATGAATTAATTTTTAAATCAGAAAGATTAGAAATCCCTCACAAAAAGCATCTTTTTGAAAGGGAATTTTCCAGAATATTATTAAAGGATTTTATTTAA
- a CDS encoding OmpA family protein — protein sequence MKLGLLLLATLPIAAYAQNSSTTVNSSTEYPNTFSSGSANVQPFDNKARRFRDWSISVGGGAAFMVHSDLKSLTKDKTNWGYNAYISVDKQISHTFALSVMYMRGETKQTGQLAGAAGQLAGIGTATTQFDQLSLLGDINFSNLLRRVDNHSPYRWAFHGYMGIGLQGFRTSLHDNNEFRWSDTPKRTPLFIKQDIDINSIFYQGGIGIKYNVSKLIDVEARTMYIISGDDEFDGAGWADPNDYDPSTKGSKYNMLNPRRSDNAWTVSLGLSFKLGKQLSHLAWHDPLQEGYYRINVLENAATDLVVCEKGDADNDGVCDDWDRQLDTPAGARVDGAGVALDMDLDGVIDLYDKCVTVPGPVENNGCPIK from the coding sequence ATGAAATTAGGTTTATTATTATTGGCAACTTTGCCAATTGCAGCTTATGCACAAAACAGCAGCACTACAGTTAATTCTTCAACTGAGTATCCTAATACCTTCTCTTCAGGTTCCGCAAACGTACAACCCTTTGACAATAAAGCCAGACGCTTCAGAGACTGGTCTATTTCCGTAGGGGGTGGTGCCGCATTTATGGTTCACTCTGATCTTAAGTCTCTTACTAAAGATAAGACCAATTGGGGGTATAATGCTTATATAAGCGTAGATAAACAAATCTCACATACTTTCGCTTTAAGCGTTATGTACATGAGAGGAGAAACAAAACAAACCGGCCAACTTGCCGGAGCAGCTGGTCAGCTGGCAGGAATAGGTACTGCAACAACACAATTTGATCAACTGTCTTTATTAGGGGACATTAACTTTTCCAACCTACTAAGAAGAGTTGACAACCATTCTCCTTACAGATGGGCTTTCCACGGATACATGGGAATCGGGCTTCAGGGTTTCAGAACTTCACTGCATGATAATAACGAATTCAGATGGAGCGATACTCCCAAAAGAACTCCTTTGTTTATCAAGCAAGACATTGATATCAACTCTATCTTTTATCAAGGAGGTATCGGAATCAAATACAACGTTTCAAAACTTATCGATGTTGAAGCAAGAACCATGTACATCATAAGCGGTGATGATGAATTCGATGGTGCCGGATGGGCTGATCCTAATGATTATGATCCTTCAACCAAAGGTTCAAAGTACAATATGCTTAACCCTAGAAGATCTGATAATGCATGGACGGTAAGTTTAGGATTATCTTTCAAACTGGGAAAACAATTGTCTCACTTAGCTTGGCATGATCCTCTTCAGGAAGGCTATTACAGAATCAATGTTCTGGAAAATGCTGCCACCGATCTTGTGGTTTGTGAAAAAGGAGATGCGGATAACGACGGAGTATGTGATGATTGGGACAGACAGCTTGACACTCCTGCAGGAGCAAGAGTGGACGGTGCCGGTGTAGCTTTAGATATGGACCTTGACGGAGTTATAGATTTATACGATAAGTGTGTAACGGTTCCAGGACCTGTAGAAAACAACGGGTGCCCTATAAAATAA
- a CDS encoding OmpA family protein — protein MKLSLAMAILALAMPTAIYAQDSTAVSNGTYPNTFSSGSANVSPFTNQSKRFNDWSISAGVGVPLLQSADLTSIKNGNGKNLFGYSAYVSIDKAITHAFGINLQYDRGETRQGWFNTKDSAPDATAVGARTQYDAISILGDINFSNLLRRVDNHSPYRWALHGYAGVGTIAYRAYQKGAGGQRLMTEVKPFELGSMFFQAGTGLKFKVNRRIDIEGRLMYVVTGDDEFDGGGNAYSAINKRSEQVSDNFFNATLGVSLKLGKHESHVMWHDPLQEIYYKLDVLADRKQDIEVCKKGDADNDGVCDDWDRQLDTPAGARVDGAGVALDTDLDGVIDLYDKCVTVPGPVENNGCPVKKDNNQTAVEVEKTLKEIYFNFNKATIRPESNSKLDLAASIIKENGGNYLLTGHTDSKGNAAYNLRLSKERAAAVVGALENRGISQNVLKSRGVGSAEATVPASASDAERLVDRKVTVRFVESSKWDSIKKKDFEDAPVKKSTKKVSAKKKKK, from the coding sequence ATGAAATTAAGTTTAGCAATGGCTATACTAGCATTGGCAATGCCTACTGCCATCTATGCACAAGACTCAACGGCAGTTTCAAATGGAACGTATCCCAATACATTCTCTTCCGGCTCTGCCAACGTTTCCCCATTTACCAATCAATCCAAAAGATTCAATGATTGGTCGATTTCGGCAGGGGTAGGTGTTCCACTTCTCCAGTCAGCAGATTTGACTTCTATTAAGAATGGTAACGGTAAAAATCTTTTCGGATATTCTGCGTATGTAAGTATCGATAAAGCTATTACTCATGCTTTTGGAATCAATTTACAATACGACAGAGGAGAAACAAGACAAGGATGGTTCAATACCAAAGATTCAGCGCCTGATGCTACTGCTGTAGGGGCAAGAACTCAGTATGATGCCATCTCAATTTTGGGAGATATCAACTTCTCGAACCTTTTAAGAAGAGTTGACAACCACTCTCCTTACAGATGGGCACTTCACGGATATGCAGGGGTCGGTACGATTGCCTACAGAGCTTACCAGAAAGGGGCCGGCGGACAGAGACTGATGACTGAAGTAAAGCCTTTTGAATTAGGTTCCATGTTCTTCCAGGCCGGTACAGGTTTGAAATTCAAAGTGAACAGAAGAATTGACATTGAAGGGAGATTGATGTATGTGGTAACCGGTGATGATGAATTTGATGGCGGAGGTAATGCTTACAGCGCGATCAACAAACGTTCAGAGCAGGTTTCCGACAACTTCTTCAATGCTACTTTAGGGGTTTCCCTGAAATTAGGAAAACATGAATCCCATGTAATGTGGCATGATCCGCTCCAGGAAATCTATTACAAACTGGATGTTTTAGCGGACAGAAAACAAGATATCGAAGTCTGTAAAAAAGGAGATGCCGACAATGACGGAGTATGCGATGATTGGGACAGACAACTTGATACTCCTGCAGGAGCAAGAGTGGATGGTGCCGGTGTAGCACTTGATACCGACCTTGATGGTGTCATCGACCTTTACGATAAGTGTGTGACCGTTCCTGGACCTGTAGAAAACAACGGATGTCCAGTGAAAAAGGATAACAACCAGACTGCCGTAGAAGTAGAAAAAACACTTAAAGAAATCTACTTTAATTTCAATAAAGCAACGATCAGACCTGAATCTAACAGTAAATTGGATCTGGCTGCGTCAATCATCAAAGAAAATGGAGGTAATTACCTTCTGACCGGCCACACAGACAGTAAAGGAAATGCAGCCTATAACCTGAGATTATCTAAAGAAAGAGCAGCAGCTGTTGTGGGAGCTTTAGAAAACAGAGGAATCAGCCAGAATGTACTGAAGTCCAGAGGAGTGGGTTCAGCGGAAGCTACCGTTCCGGCATCAGCATCAGACGCTGAAAGATTAGTAGACAGAAAAGTTACAGTAAGATTTGTAGAAAGTTCAAAATGGGATTCTATCAAAAAGAAAGACTTTGAAGATGCCCCTGTAAAAAAATCTACAAAAAAGGTATCTGCTAAAAAAAAGAAAAAGTAA